A DNA window from Boseongicola sp. contains the following coding sequences:
- the hutG gene encoding N-formylglutamate deformylase: protein MTPVEVQRGDGPIVLGMPHTGTYVPDEIFKSLNANGRRLADTDWHIDRLYDGLLPGATTVRATFHRYVIDANRDPNGASLYPGQNTTTLVPLTDFDGVKIWSKQPDDAEVKSRLSNYHQAYHNALNSEIQRAAGRHGIAILYDCHSIRSEIPFLFDGTLPDFNVGTDGTTTCAPELETHVVESLTMATSYTSTLNGRFKGGWTTRHYGHPAKNIHAIQMELSQSTYLATEAAPWEFDPVKAQSLRPIFQLVLQQLADLASKLGILK from the coding sequence ATGACGCCTGTCGAAGTACAGCGTGGCGACGGCCCCATTGTTTTGGGCATGCCCCATACCGGCACTTACGTGCCTGACGAAATCTTCAAGAGTCTCAATGCCAACGGACGAAGGCTGGCAGATACCGATTGGCACATTGACCGTCTGTACGATGGGCTCTTGCCTGGCGCGACGACAGTCCGCGCGACATTTCATCGATATGTGATTGACGCAAACCGCGATCCAAATGGAGCCAGCCTTTACCCAGGCCAAAATACGACCACGTTGGTGCCATTGACCGATTTTGATGGGGTGAAAATCTGGTCAAAGCAACCAGATGATGCGGAAGTCAAAAGCAGACTCTCAAATTATCATCAAGCGTATCACAATGCCCTCAACTCAGAGATTCAAAGAGCTGCCGGGCGTCATGGTATCGCGATCCTTTACGACTGCCACTCGATCCGCTCCGAAATCCCGTTCCTATTTGATGGAACCCTACCAGATTTTAATGTGGGTACGGACGGGACGACGACATGCGCGCCCGAATTGGAAACTCATGTCGTCGAATCTTTAACCATGGCAACGAGTTACACTTCGACCTTGAACGGTCGATTTAAAGGGGGATGGACAACGCGCCACTATGGGCACCCGGCTAAAAATATCCATGCGATCCAAATGGAATTGTCACAATCCACATACCTCGCGACCGAGGCCGCGCCCTGGGAGTTTGATCCCGTAAAGGCGCAAAGTCTGCGTCCGATCTTTCAACTTGTATTGCAACAATTGGCCGACTTGGCCTCCAAACTCGGAATATTGAAATGA
- a CDS encoding formimidoylglutamate deiminase, whose protein sequence is MKRIWAHKALLPHGWAENVLVSVGHDGRIADIASSTPIQGHSCGILLPAPVNVHSHSFQRAMAGLTEQRGPKASDNFWTWRKLMFRFLERLTPEHVEAIAAFVQMEMLEAGYTTNAEFHYLHHHPDGTPYDDIAEMANRIAAASLQSGIGLCLLPVHYEFGGCDGRPLSAGQKRFGNTFDQFQDLQNAAITAFSELPDDGTYGVAPHSLRAVGSDTLKAYGNAFPNGPIHMHLAEQRQEVDEVLSLWNARPVEWALENMELQDRWCLIHCTQMTAKETQRLAATGAVGGLCPITESSLGDGIFDGVRWLDAGGKIAIGSDSNIRISLSEELRTLEYSQRLRDGTRAALASPELSTGRRIFDAIIDGGVQATNRTSGALRVGNWADLLSLDHLSINLAERKGDAVLDAWIFAGDDRLVTDVWSAGRHLVHDGQHIRRDSIVGRYRKVITELKDAL, encoded by the coding sequence ATGAAGAGAATATGGGCTCATAAAGCCTTGTTGCCGCATGGATGGGCAGAGAATGTCTTAGTTTCTGTGGGTCATGATGGCCGCATTGCAGATATCGCGTCGAGCACACCAATTCAGGGACATAGTTGCGGTATTCTGTTGCCTGCGCCTGTCAATGTTCACTCGCATTCCTTTCAGCGTGCGATGGCAGGATTGACCGAACAACGAGGCCCCAAAGCCTCGGACAATTTCTGGACATGGCGAAAGTTAATGTTCCGATTTCTTGAGCGCCTAACGCCAGAACACGTCGAAGCTATTGCGGCCTTCGTTCAAATGGAAATGCTTGAGGCGGGCTACACTACGAACGCAGAGTTTCACTATCTGCACCACCATCCGGATGGCACCCCCTATGACGACATCGCCGAGATGGCTAACCGCATCGCAGCAGCGAGCCTACAAAGCGGCATAGGACTTTGCCTATTGCCGGTTCACTATGAATTCGGGGGTTGCGATGGTCGTCCGTTGAGTGCGGGCCAGAAACGTTTTGGAAATACATTCGACCAGTTCCAAGACTTACAGAATGCCGCCATTACGGCCTTTTCGGAGTTGCCTGACGACGGCACCTATGGAGTCGCGCCTCATTCTTTGCGCGCGGTTGGAAGCGATACTCTTAAAGCCTATGGAAATGCATTTCCGAATGGACCCATCCATATGCATCTGGCCGAACAGCGACAGGAAGTTGATGAAGTTTTAAGTTTGTGGAACGCGCGGCCGGTCGAGTGGGCTTTGGAAAATATGGAACTGCAAGATCGGTGGTGCCTGATCCATTGCACACAAATGACAGCGAAAGAGACACAGCGACTGGCTGCGACCGGTGCTGTTGGCGGTCTATGTCCAATCACAGAAAGCAGTCTGGGCGATGGTATTTTCGATGGCGTCCGCTGGTTGGATGCAGGAGGAAAAATTGCGATTGGGTCCGACAGCAACATTCGCATTTCGCTTAGCGAGGAATTGCGCACGTTGGAGTATTCTCAGCGATTGCGCGACGGCACACGCGCCGCTTTGGCATCGCCTGAATTGTCGACTGGTCGCAGGATCTTTGACGCGATCATAGACGGCGGCGTGCAAGCAACAAATCGGACGTCCGGGGCTCTGCGTGTTGGGAATTGGGCGGACTTGCTTAGCCTCGATCACTTGTCCATCAATTTGGCTGAACGCAAAGGAGATGCCGTGTTGGATGCTTGGATTTTTGCAGGTGATGACCGGCTGGTAACCGATGTCTGGTCCGCCGGACGGCATCTTGTTCATGACGGTCAACATATCCGTCGAGACTCAATCGTCGGCCGGTACCGAAAGGTCATCACTGAATTGAAAGACGCGCTATGA
- a CDS encoding UTRA domain-containing protein, whose translation MNKVGFRNWRDVREEVLRRIHSREWPPGQLIPNETHLAEEFGCARATVNRALRAVAEAGLIDRKRKAGTRVAKQPTAKATLKIAVIRQDIEERGMKYGYSLLNCELRRPDSTIRAVLRTHADDDVLQLSALHLADDQPYALEERWINLRSAPDANAETFVEISANEWLLANIPFTSGEIGFFATNASRTDAESLGCEPGTALFALDRLTFDGDKVVTKVRITFAPGYRLRAEI comes from the coding sequence ATGAATAAGGTTGGATTCCGCAATTGGCGGGACGTTCGCGAAGAAGTTCTACGGCGCATTCATTCGAGAGAATGGCCCCCTGGACAGCTCATTCCCAACGAAACACATCTCGCGGAGGAATTCGGATGCGCCCGTGCGACTGTGAACAGGGCCCTTAGGGCAGTAGCCGAAGCCGGTCTGATAGACCGGAAACGCAAGGCAGGTACCCGAGTCGCCAAACAGCCAACAGCCAAAGCGACCCTAAAAATAGCCGTCATTCGGCAGGACATTGAAGAGCGGGGTATGAAATACGGCTATAGTCTTTTGAATTGCGAACTTCGTAGACCTGACAGCACGATTAGAGCGGTGTTGCGCACCCATGCCGACGATGATGTGCTGCAACTTAGTGCGCTGCATCTGGCTGACGACCAGCCATATGCACTGGAAGAAAGATGGATCAACTTAAGGTCTGCCCCGGATGCAAATGCAGAGACTTTCGTTGAAATCAGTGCGAACGAATGGTTGTTGGCCAATATTCCATTCACTTCCGGGGAAATCGGTTTCTTTGCGACCAATGCAAGCCGTACTGACGCAGAAAGTCTTGGATGCGAGCCGGGAACGGCATTGTTCGCGCTGGACCGCCTGACCTTTGATGGCGACAAAGTCGTCACAAAAGTGCGCATTACCTTTGCACCAGGTTATCGACTGCGCGCAGAAATTTGA
- a CDS encoding imidazolonepropionase: protein MLLTNAKIATLSTGRDYDLIDAGTIVVERQKIQWVGPADELPEHYSDLPAKSLSGRLVTPSLIDCHSHIIFGGNRALEFEMRLKGASYSEIARNGGGINSTVQATRKADDASLLESALTRVDAMIAEGVTTLEIKSGYGLDIDTELKMLRVARKIAELRPIEVCTSFLGAHAIPPEYTGNADSYIDDICIPALRQAHAEGLVDAVDGFCEGIAFNPSQISRVFDAAGEFGLPIKLHAEQLTHSGGTRLAARYKALSVDHVEYALPDDAAALAKSETVAVLLPGAFYTLRETQVPPIQSFRENKVSIALATDCNPGSSPLTSLLLAMNMGCTLFGLTPVEALLGVTTNAAKALGLADRGRVVPGMRADLCVWDADHPAELSYRIGFNPLISRLFGGEE from the coding sequence GTGCTTCTGACAAACGCAAAAATCGCCACGCTTTCAACGGGCCGGGACTACGACTTGATCGATGCTGGAACCATTGTCGTTGAGCGACAGAAAATCCAATGGGTTGGACCGGCAGATGAATTGCCAGAACACTATAGCGACTTGCCAGCGAAAAGCCTGAGTGGGCGACTGGTAACACCGAGTCTTATTGACTGTCACAGCCACATCATTTTCGGGGGAAACCGCGCCCTGGAATTCGAGATGCGCCTGAAAGGAGCCAGCTACAGCGAAATTGCTAGAAACGGCGGCGGCATCAATTCTACGGTCCAAGCAACGCGCAAGGCTGATGATGCGTCACTATTGGAAAGTGCGCTCACTCGAGTGGATGCCATGATTGCGGAAGGCGTCACGACGCTGGAAATAAAGTCCGGCTATGGGCTGGATATCGACACTGAACTTAAGATGCTGCGGGTCGCCCGTAAGATCGCCGAATTGCGACCCATCGAGGTCTGTACAAGTTTTCTTGGGGCACATGCCATTCCACCCGAGTACACCGGCAACGCAGACTCATATATTGACGACATTTGCATCCCGGCACTTCGCCAGGCACACGCCGAGGGATTGGTCGACGCCGTTGATGGGTTTTGCGAAGGCATAGCATTCAATCCCTCGCAGATTTCACGCGTATTCGATGCCGCTGGCGAATTTGGTCTGCCGATAAAATTGCATGCAGAACAGCTGACACATTCCGGCGGCACAAGATTGGCGGCGCGATACAAAGCTCTCTCTGTGGACCACGTGGAGTATGCGTTGCCGGATGACGCAGCGGCGCTAGCGAAATCTGAGACTGTGGCTGTACTGTTGCCCGGTGCATTTTACACATTGCGCGAAACTCAAGTGCCACCCATCCAGTCATTTCGGGAAAACAAAGTGTCGATAGCGTTGGCAACCGATTGTAATCCTGGCTCCTCGCCGCTGACCTCGCTGTTATTGGCCATGAATATGGGATGTACGTTGTTTGGCTTAACACCTGTTGAGGCTTTGCTTGGTGTGACGACGAATGCGGCCAAGGCGCTGGGTCTAGCGGATCGTGGCCGTGTCGTTCCCGGAATGCGAGCGGATTTATGTGTTTGGGATGCCGATCATCCTGCTGAACTATCATATAGGATTGGGTTTAACCCCCTGATTTCTCGCCTCTTTGGTGGTGAAGAATGA
- a CDS encoding urocanate hydratase: MTDIRHNSRDVFPPTGTEISAKSWLTEAPMRMLMNNLHPDVAENPHELVVYGGIGRAARTWQDFDAIVSSLKSLDDDQTLLVQSGKPVGVFRTHTDAPRVLIANSNLVPHWATWDHFNELDKRGLAMYGQMTAGSWIYIGTQGIVQGTYETFVEAGRQHYDGNLAGRWILTGGLGGMGGAQPLAAAMAGACCLAVECDEARADFRLRTRYVDEKTDDLDKALALIDKWTSANEAKSVALIGNAAEVFPELVKRGIRPDIVTDQTSAHDPIHGYLPIGWTVAEWRSKQDSDPKSVEVAARASMKLQVKAMLDFWDDGVPTLDYGNNIRQMALEEGLENAFDFPGFVPAYIRPLFCRGIGPFRWCALSGDPEDIYKTDAKVKELIDDPHLHNWLDMARERISFQGLSARICWVGLGQRHKLGLAFNEMVRTGELSAPVVIGRDHLDSGSVASPNRETEAMKDGSDAVSDWPLLNAMLNVASGATWVSLHHGGGVGMGFSQHSGMVICCDGSADADRRLANVLWNDPATGVMRHADAGYEIALECAREQGLQLPGILKS; encoded by the coding sequence ATGACAGATATTCGTCACAACTCTCGCGACGTATTTCCCCCAACTGGAACCGAGATATCAGCAAAAAGCTGGCTGACCGAGGCTCCAATGAGGATGCTGATGAATAATCTGCACCCGGATGTCGCAGAGAATCCGCACGAGCTTGTTGTCTATGGGGGCATTGGTCGTGCAGCCCGGACATGGCAGGACTTCGATGCGATCGTCTCCAGTCTGAAATCTCTGGATGATGACCAGACTTTGTTGGTGCAGTCGGGCAAACCTGTTGGGGTATTTCGCACTCACACGGATGCCCCGCGCGTGCTGATTGCAAATTCGAACCTCGTTCCACATTGGGCAACTTGGGATCATTTTAACGAACTCGATAAGCGTGGACTGGCAATGTATGGCCAGATGACTGCCGGGTCCTGGATATACATTGGCACTCAGGGAATAGTCCAAGGCACATACGAAACGTTCGTCGAAGCCGGTCGACAACATTATGACGGCAATCTGGCTGGACGGTGGATTTTAACAGGTGGCCTGGGCGGAATGGGCGGGGCTCAGCCGCTTGCTGCCGCGATGGCCGGTGCGTGCTGTTTGGCCGTTGAATGCGATGAAGCGCGAGCCGATTTCCGCCTTCGAACGCGGTATGTCGATGAAAAGACAGATGATTTGGACAAAGCGTTGGCGTTGATTGACAAATGGACCAGCGCGAACGAAGCCAAATCTGTTGCGCTGATAGGAAACGCTGCCGAGGTTTTCCCTGAACTGGTTAAGCGGGGCATTAGACCTGACATAGTAACTGACCAAACCAGTGCGCATGATCCGATACATGGCTATCTGCCAATCGGATGGACGGTTGCAGAATGGCGTTCGAAACAGGACTCGGACCCAAAATCGGTCGAAGTTGCGGCGCGCGCTTCGATGAAACTTCAGGTTAAGGCAATGCTCGACTTCTGGGACGATGGCGTTCCAACGTTGGACTATGGCAACAACATCCGACAAATGGCCCTCGAGGAAGGTTTAGAAAACGCCTTCGATTTTCCCGGCTTTGTTCCAGCTTACATCCGCCCGCTTTTTTGTCGCGGCATTGGCCCATTCCGCTGGTGTGCTTTGTCGGGTGATCCCGAAGACATCTATAAGACCGATGCCAAAGTAAAAGAGCTGATCGACGATCCTCACTTGCACAATTGGTTGGACATGGCACGCGAACGCATCTCATTTCAGGGGCTGTCTGCGCGCATCTGTTGGGTTGGTTTGGGGCAGCGGCACAAATTGGGACTGGCCTTTAATGAGATGGTCCGAACCGGTGAATTGAGTGCACCAGTTGTTATTGGTCGCGATCACCTGGATAGCGGTTCAGTCGCCTCACCCAATCGCGAAACTGAGGCAATGAAAGACGGCTCGGATGCTGTGAGTGACTGGCCTCTCTTGAACGCAATGCTGAACGTCGCAAGCGGCGCGACATGGGTATCACTGCATCATGGCGGTGGTGTGGGCATGGGATTCAGTCAGCACTCAGGTATGGTCATTTGTTGCGACGGCTCCGCGGATGCAGATCGTCGCTTGGCCAATGTGCTTTGGAATGACCCGGCGACTGGTGTTATGCGACATGCCGATGCCGGTTATGAAATTGCCTTGGAATGCGCCCGTGAGCAGGGTCTTCAACTACCGGGCATTTTGAAATCCTGA